The DNA segment TCTCTCCTATAAAATTTGTTATCTTTTTAGCACTTGTAAAACCTTCACTATTTATTGCTTTTAACTCTTCTTTTCTATTTGTTGTTTCTAAAAGATATTTTGCTGAGAAGCCATTTATTTTTTTATCTTTACTTTCTAAATATATAGTATCTTTATAAAACAAAGACCTTTTTAAATAGCTTTCAAAAGCACTGTCTTCAAGTTTTAACATAACAATTGCATAAGCAATTGAACTTAAGGATACAAATACAACAAGAGGAGTACCGCTAGTTACAAATAAAGCTACGATATTTAAAGTTATCATTCCAACTGTTGCCGTTAAAGCATCATAGTCTTCATTCTTTTCATATTTTATGGCATCAAGTATTGACATAATTATTACAGCGTATGCTGATACTTTTGCAAAAGATTTGCCAGTTGCTGTTAAAAATTCATTATTTGCAAGATTTATTTTTATTACCTCTTTTCCACTTAATCCTTTGTGCATTTTATTTAAAAAAGCTTGTGCCATATTTTCAAACTCTTTATTTTGTATTATCCCTACTAAAGCACTATTAAGTCCTGCAAAATCATTTATAAAACCTATTGTTGATTTTATATCTTTATTTGTATTATCATAAATATACTCTTTCATTGGGTTAATAGAAATTGACATTTTTATTTACTCTAAATTTAATTTCCCTTTATATTTAATAGGAAAATCATCAGAAGTTAGTTGAAGTTCGTAGCCTTTTTTTATTGTTTCATTTGGGATATTCCATTCATCTTGTAAAACTTTTAAAACTGAAGATTTTGTATATTTAGTATCAATTAGAGCAATTGTATAAGCACTGGCCTTTAGATTGTTTTTAACACTATAAAAATAGAACCTTCCAATGTTATGATAAGAGTCTTGATTACTATTTTTAACACCTTTTTTATACCAATTTTCTGCCTCTTTATAGTTTCCTAATTTTTCATTTGAAAGACCAATACTAGTTACTGCTATCTTTTCACCTTTTTCATATGCTTTAGTAAACCATTTTAAAGCATTATCAAAATCATTTTTTTTATAATAAACCGTTCCCAATTGATATAAAGCTTTATCCCATTTTAAATCGATAGCTTTTTGACACCAGATTATTGCTTCATTGTATCTTTTTAATTGTTGCAGGGAATAACAAGCAAAATAAGAATTTTCACCCAAGGGAATCATGGAATCAGCATATTTAAACCATTCTAAGGCTTTCTCATAATCATGTAGCTTTTCTGAATAAGCGTATCCTATTTTCATTGCGGGGATGGGGTCTTTTTTTGCATCATACCATAAATCAATAATTCCCATTTTTCTAAGTTCGTTGCCTGATTCAGGCATAGGTAAACTTGCTTTATATTTTACTTCTTGTGTTTGGGTTTCTTTTACAGCTTTATCCTCACAAGCAGAAAAGCTAATTGTTAATAGTAGTATGACTGATATTTTAGCTAATATATTGATTCTCATTTATTATCTCTATAAAAAGGAGAGTGAGGATTCAAAGTATCTAAAACAGCACCTCTCATACTTTGTTGTCTATCTTGTTCATGTTGTTTTTGAATAATATATCTACCACCAAAAAATACTATAAGAACAATTAAAATAGCTACAGTTTTATTCATAATCCTAAATCACCTTTATATTTAATAGGAAACTCATCTGAGGTTAGTTGAAGTTCGTAACCTTTTTTTATTGTCTCTTTTGAAATATTCCAATCATCTTTTAAAAGACGAAGTACGGATGATTTAGTATATTTTGTATTGATAACTGCAATTGCATAGGCTGAGGCTTTTATGTCGTCTTTAAATCCATCATGATATAGTTTTGCAATACCTTGATATGCTTCATAGTCATTTTTTTCAATAGCTTTTTTGTACCAAAGTTCAGAATTTTTATAATCTTTTTTATTTAAATAAACTGTACCTAGATTTATCATTGCATTAATGTCATCATTTTCATAAGCTTTTTTATACCACTTAATGGCATTATCATATTGTTTTAGCTTTGAATAGCTATATCCTAATCCAGTTAGAGCATCTTTACTTCCCATATTAATTGCATCTTCACACCATTTTATAGCTTCTTCATATTGTTTTAGTTGTTGATAAGAATAACAAGCATAATTTGAAGTTTCAGGAAGAGGTTTCATAGAGTTTGAGTATTTGTACCATTCAATAGCTTTTTCATAGTCATTTAATTTTTCTGAATAGGCATAACCTATACTTGTCGCTGCCATTGGGTCTTTTTTTGCATCATTCCATAGGCTCCAATAGTTATCTATAGTTGATTTTGCTTTTTCATCCCATTCTGGAATAGTTAAACTTGATTTTATTTCTTCTTTTTTATTACTATCATCATTACACGCTGTAAAAGATACAAGTATATAAATAATTAAAGATATAGTTATTATTGTTTTTTTCATTTTACTTATCCTCTTTTTTTTCTATAAATTGTTCTAAGTTATTTTTATCCTCAGGGGTAAAGCTCACTTGTTCAAATCCAAGTACATCTAAATATACTAACTCTCTATAATTGTAAGTAAAATTATATTTTAATTCAACTAATGGAGATAAAACTATAATAGATGCTTTTTTATAATTTATTAATTCCAATTCTTTTAAAATATTAAAATCTTGATTAAATAAGTCATAAAGAGCATAGTTACTTTCCTTGATAAACAGATTTTGTTTTATTTCTTTATACGTGTCATCTATTTTAAAAATAAATTTAGTTTCTTTGTTATCAATCAATATTTGAGGGACTTTTACAAAAGTATTCTGCCATAATTGAACATCATTACCATAAATATTTTTAAGTTTTTTACCTTTTCTTCTATCAAGAAGTTCTAACTTATATCCATAGATAGAAGCTTTTAAGAAACTAAGCTCATTGTTTAGTGCTGTATCAAAAAAGTTTTCTTTTCCTTTGTAGTTTTTACCTATAAAATCTATTAGTTTTTTATAGTCATTAAAACCATCATCTGAAATAGCTTTTAACTCATCATCTTTGTTTGTTGTTTCAAATAGATAATAAGCTTGGTATTTTTTACTTTGTTCCTTATCAAATAAGGCTTTAAATACTGAAAAATCAATAGTTTTATAAAGAAGCGATTTTTTAAGATATATATCCACATCGCTGTCGATAATCTCATTTAATATAATACCTGTAATAATAGTTAATAATACACCAGTTATAAAAGCAGGTAAAGTTGGAGTACAAATAAGAAGAGCAATATTTAAACCTGTTGCTAATGTTGTAACAGCTAAAGCATCATAATCTTCTCTTTTATATAAATTAACACTATCAAAAAGTGTTGTTACAACAATTGATATGATTGAGAGTTTTTTTAACATTGTATTTTCTGCATATGTAAGTAGTTTTTGACTTGAAAGACTTATCTCTTTTACAGCTTTTGCACTAAGATAGTTTCTTAAAACTTCTAAAGGCATTTTTGGATTTTTTTCTATAAATCCACCTACCATTACACTTATATTTGCCATATCATTTATAAAACCTATATGTGATTTTATTGTTTTTTTCTCATCATTAAAAAATAGATAGTCTGCTGCACTTGCATATACTAGAATATTTGAGAATACTTTTAATTTACTACCAACTCTGAAATACACTGTTTTTGATAGTGTTCTTCTTTCAGGTGCAACATTTTTCATCTCTACTAAAATTTTCTCAAGCCCCGAAGTTATCCCTTCAATATTTTTAATAGTTTCATAAAGCTCTCTTTCTTTTGATTTTAAATTTTGAGGCAAACCTGTTACTGATTTATATTTATCTTCATTTTCTTTTAATAGTTTTTGATTTTCATCTTTTTTTGCAAAAAGTTTTAAAAATTCTAAACCTTTTGGATTTTTATTTTCTGGGAAAAACACACTATTTAGTAAGAGTTTTACTTGCATGTCACTGTAGTTATTTGCTATTTGATACTCTTTATTTAGAGTATTTTTTTCTTCATCAGAAAGATTTATTCTTTTATTTGTCAAGTCAACTACAAAATCATATATATGTGTAAGAGAAGAGCTAAAAAAAGA comes from the Halarcobacter ebronensis genome and includes:
- a CDS encoding tetratricopeptide repeat protein; the protein is MKKTIITISLIIYILVSFTACNDDSNKKEEIKSSLTIPEWDEKAKSTIDNYWSLWNDAKKDPMAATSIGYAYSEKLNDYEKAIEWYKYSNSMKPLPETSNYACYSYQQLKQYEEAIKWCEDAINMGSKDALTGLGYSYSKLKQYDNAIKWYKKAYENDDINAMINLGTVYLNKKDYKNSELWYKKAIEKNDYEAYQGIAKLYHDGFKDDIKASAYAIAVINTKYTKSSVLRLLKDDWNISKETIKKGYELQLTSDEFPIKYKGDLGL
- a CDS encoding tetratricopeptide repeat protein: MRINILAKISVILLLTISFSACEDKAVKETQTQEVKYKASLPMPESGNELRKMGIIDLWYDAKKDPIPAMKIGYAYSEKLHDYEKALEWFKYADSMIPLGENSYFACYSLQQLKRYNEAIIWCQKAIDLKWDKALYQLGTVYYKKNDFDNALKWFTKAYEKGEKIAVTSIGLSNEKLGNYKEAENWYKKGVKNSNQDSYHNIGRFYFYSVKNNLKASAYTIALIDTKYTKSSVLKVLQDEWNIPNETIKKGYELQLTSDDFPIKYKGKLNLE